The Salinibacter grassmerensis nucleotide sequence CGGATCTACTAAGAAAAAAGGCCTGCGCGTTTTTTCAACATTTACGTGCCGATAACCTTTTTATTGATACTCTCTCCATAAAACCCTACCCTGACGGGTCCTGTACACGTGTCTCAATGTTGTCGTAGTAAACTTTAGTTCGTCCGACTCTCTATGTCTTTCCTTGGCCTTCTCCAGTCCGAGACGAAGCGTCGGCTTCTCCAGCTCATGAAGCGTCAGGGAGAGATTACGCTCAACGACGCGACTCAGGACATCGACCGCGCCCGACCGACGCTCCGCGACCACCTCGACCAGATGGGGCGTGATGGGCTTGTGGCCCGCCGTTCCAAGAGACAGGGGCGTGGACGCCCGAGCATATGCTACCGCATCACTCCACTCGCTGAACGCCTCTTCCCAGGACGGGAAGGGACGGTCTTTGCTGAGTTTCTGAGCTACCTGCAAAGCCAGGGACAAGACCGGCTCATTGAGGAGTTCTTCCAGTCGTTCTGGAACGACCGCCTCGGCGAGGTTGAAAACCGCCTTGCCGATCCACTGGAGTCCGCTAGCATCCGCGAGATCGTCGATGTCCTCGAAGAGGTCCTCGAAGAGAATGGATTTATGCCTGAGGTTCGCGTCGAAGAGAAGGAGGTGACCGTCAAGGCCTGCAACTGCCCGTTCGCGGAGATCATCAGCACTACGGAGCTCCCCTGCGCTTCCGAGACCTGCTTCTACGAGGCTCTGTTCGAGCGCGTAGAGCGGACGCGTCACATCCCCGACGGAGACACGGCCTGCGCCTACGAGTTGCCGGTGGTTCAAACGTAATTGGGTCTCGTCTTTGATAGACGCCACTTCTCTTTCAGGGGCCGACGTACGCCTTGCCCAGAAGAACATGTCGGGACTGAGACCGGACGGCCGCCCGTACGCGTGCTGCACGGTCTAGGGCAAATCCTTTCTTCAGCCGGAACCTGTTGTCTCTCGCCAAAGGGCCCAGGGCCAGAGGAGGTAGTTCCAGCCATCGAGGAAGTGCGGGCCT carries:
- a CDS encoding helix-turn-helix transcriptional regulator, whose amino-acid sequence is MSFLGLLQSETKRRLLQLMKRQGEITLNDATQDIDRARPTLRDHLDQMGRDGLVARRSKRQGRGRPSICYRITPLAERLFPGREGTVFAEFLSYLQSQGQDRLIEEFFQSFWNDRLGEVENRLADPLESASIREIVDVLEEVLEENGFMPEVRVEEKEVTVKACNCPFAEIISTTELPCASETCFYEALFERVERTRHIPDGDTACAYELPVVQT